The genomic segment CCTGCTCAGCTTTGGAGACTCGTTCACTCCAGTCTTTATCAAACTTGTAAAGTTCCTCGAGAAATGTCGTGGCATCAACATCTTTTAAGGGATCGGACAACAAGTACATTCAACTTCCAGTTCATCCCGCTCAAGTTTGTAGCCGCAGATTCTTGCCAGATTAAAAATTTTCGGCAACGTCTTCGCCTGAAAGATCATCCCGCGGATCAGGTTCGGCATAACCAAGGCTTCGTGCTTTAATCACAGATTCACTAAAACTGTTTCCTTTGTCCAGTTCAGAAAACAGGTAGGTCATGGTTCCGGAAACAACCCCGCTTATTTCAATGATTTCATCCCCGGTTTGAATCAGGCTTTTAATTGGATTTACGATCGGTAAACCTGCTCCAACATTGGTTTCATATAAAAATTGAACATTTTTCTCTGAAGCAAGAGCGTGCAAAGATTCAAAATCCTCCTGACTTTGAGTGTTAGCCAGTTTGCTGGGTGTAACTACGTGGATATTCTCCTTTAACAATTTTGGATAGATCTTTGTGGTTTCCAGGCTGCCGGTTGCATCAACAAAAATAACAGAGCCTTTAGTGTAAGATGTTAATTTACTGGTGATCGATTTCCAATCCTTTTTGGGGGCTTTTAGCAGTTTTTTTAGTGTGTATTCGGTTTGAGAATGATCGTACCAAAGCATATGCTTTCGGTTACAAACACCGAGTACACGGAGTGATTTATGAGAACCGTTTTTAGAAATTTGTTTCAATAGCGTGCTGCCAACCGCACCAACGCCGGCTATAAAAATTTTCTTCACCTGTTTGGCTTGATCGGGGTTCGCTTGTTTATATGCTTTCAATTGTGATGACATAATTTTTAATAACTCAGGGTCTGTTTCTCTTTTACAAAGGGTTTGATAATCTCATTGATCTGTTCAAATTCAATCAGGAATGCATCATGACCATACGACGATTTAATTTCTTTATATTCTGCGTTTTTCAATAATTCCGCTAACTCTTTTTGTTCATGAACCGGGTAGAGATGATCAGTATTGATACCAATTACTTTTACAGGTTTTTGAATTTGCCCAAGCACCTCTTTAAAAGATCCGCGATTGCGGGATACATCGTGCGAATCCATCGCTTCTGTTAAAATGATGTACGAGTGCGCATCAAACCTGCCGGCCAGTTTTTCGCCCTGGTAATCCAGGTACGACTCCACCTGGAACTGGGAGGTGTTCCCCTGGAAGTTTCCGCCCGAATTTTCTGTCATAATCTGAAGGAGCCCGATAGGTGATCATTGCCATCATTCGTGCGGTTGCAAGGCCTTTTTTGGGACCTTCGCCTCTATTATAATGACCGTTTTTCCAATTGGGATCGGCATAAATAACCCGCCGCTGGGCATGACTAATTCCAATTGCCCAGGGGCTATGCGATTTCCCCATGGCAATAAGTGCGGCAGATTGAATCCGCTCATCCATAATCACGAATTCCAATGCCTGCATACCGCCGAGTGAGCCGCCAAGTACCAGCTCAATGCCGGTAATTCCAAGCTGATCTAAAAACTGCTGTTGAAACCGAACCATATCGCGGACGGTAATTTTCGGGAATGAATTTCTGTACGGATCACCGGTTTTTGGATGAACAGACCAAGGTCCAACCGATCCGTATGGGCTGCCGGGCACATTAATGCAGATGATAAAATTCTTTTCGGGATCGCAAACTTTCCCTTTACCAAAGATTCCGGGAAACCATTCATCAGCTGCTGCGTGGCCGGTCAGGGCGTGGCAGATCAATATCACATTGTTCTTCTCTTTATTCAGAGAACCCCATGTTTTATAGGCCACATCCGGGTTCATCAAACCGAAACCCGGACTCTGTGATAAATGCCTTTTTTAATTTTTCTATGGTTATTCCTTCGTTCATTTCCTTTTCATTCTTAAATATTCCCACCGGCTTAAAACCGGCAGGAACTTACACTCAAAACTTCTTGAAATCTACCTGGCCATCAATTTTTACAGGATTACTTATGATATCATGAACCGGGCATCGATCTACCGAAAGCTTTTCAAGAGCTTTAAGTTTTTCTGTATCTGTTTCATTCGTTTCAATTGTTGTTTTATAGGAGACAGATTTAAAACCGGCACGTTCTTCCGAAAGATTCAGGAAACCATGCAGGTCCAGATCACCGTCCACTTCAACATGTACCGCTTTTATATCGATATCTAATACTGTGGCATAGGCCTTAATTACAATTTCCTGGCAAGCTGCAAATGCACCTAAAACATATTCTACCGGGTTCGGTCCTTCATTTGTCCCGCCAAATTCAGCTGGTTCGTCTGAAATAAATTCAAAGTTCCTGATTTTTATGTTCGACAAAAATCCGTTTTCAAGTGTGGAGTTTGCTTTAAATGTGGCATCTGCCTGTCCGGGATTTTCCTGGATTCCCTGGATTAGATTCAAAAGTGAATCTTTCAGTTTATCGTTGTTAACATTATTAATTACTGTTTCTGCTGTACTCATTACTTTGTATTTTAATATTACTCTAAAGTGTATGCCGGATCCCTAAAAAGGATACAGCATACTGTTAATTAGCAGCAGGACTCCCGCCCGGAGTCCTGCTTTTTTTATTTAAGTTGTTGTTTATACGTTTTTAAACGCTTGTTCAAAGTCTCCGATGATGTCATCGATATGTTCAATACCCACAGAAACCCGAACGAGATCTTGCTTCACACCACTTGCAGCTTGTTCTTCTTCAGAAAGTTGCTGATGAGTTGTAGAAGCAGGGTGGATTACCAGTGTTTTAGCATCACCCACATTTGCAAGGTGGCTTGAGAGCTCGACACCTTCAATAAACGAGCGTGCTGCATCGTAACCGCCTTCTACACCAAATGTAAAGACAGATCCGAATTTACCTTCCTGGAGGTATTTCTTGGCATTTTCGTGAGAAGGATGATCAGGCAGGCCAGTGTAGCTAACCCACGAGACATTTTCATTTTCCTGGAGCCATTTGGCAAGTGTCAGAGCGTTTTCGTTATGACGCTCAATCCGGAGATAAGAGGTTTCCAATCCTTGAAGCAACAGGAAACTGTTGAATGGGGAAGGAGCCGGTCCAACATCCGCAGATCCGTCAACACGGGCACGGATCGCAAAAGCGATGTTTCCGAACGGTCCGTCTTCACCAAAAACTTCCCAGAAGTTCAATCCGTGATAAGATGGAGAAGGTTCCGTAAACAGTGGGTAGTTGCCATTTGCCCCAGTTGAAATTCCCGGCATCAACAATGACTCCGCCGATGCTGGTTCCGTGGCCGCCAATCCATTTGCTAGCAGACTGAACGACAACATTTGCTCCGTGATCGATGGGACGGGCAATAGAACCTGCCGCACCAAATGTATTATCTACAATGAGTGCAATACCATGTTTTTTGGCTACAGCAGAAATACCATCAAAATCAGGTACATTTCCACGAGGGTTCCCAATGGATTCTACATATAGTGCTTTGGTATTATCATCAATTAAATTATCAAATGATTCCGGTGAATCATCTGCTGAAAATTTAACGTCAATACCGAGCCTTGGCAGAGTAACCTTAAATTGGTTATACGTTCCACCATAAAGATTTTGCGTGGATACGATATTGTCTCCTGCCTGGGCAAGATTTGTAACCGCCAGGAATTGTGCAGACTGACCTGAAGCTGTAGCAACGGCTGCAGCTCCTCCTTCCAACGCAGCCATTCGTTGTTCAAAAACGTCGGTTGTTGGATTCATGATGCGGGTATAAATATTGCCAAACTCTTTTAATGCAAAGAGATCAGCAGCATGATCGGCATCATCAAACTCGTAAGACGTGGTTTGATAGATCGGTACTGCCCGTGACCCCGTGGTTGGATCGGGTTCTTGCCCTGCATGTAGTTGCAGTGTTTCGAATTTGTAGTTTTTTTCTTCTCCGTTGTTACTCATGTTATTTGTAGTTATGAATTAATGTTAATTGAAGGTCTGTATTTAGTCCCCCTTTGAAGGGGTAAGATCAGCTGCAAGTATTTGTAGCTGATCGAGGGGGATGACTTTGTCAATCGCGAACATCCCTCTGAGTTTCTCAAGAACAATTGAGAAACTCTGTCTCCCTTCAAAGGGAGATGTTCATCAAACAAAAAAAGCCTCTTCCGAATATCCGTCCCTTTGGGAAAGATGTTCAGAAGAGGCTTTTACTTACTATATGCCTTATCGTCTTATCTTTCCCAAACTCGATGCAAGATCGAATTGGGCAGGATTTAGCACCTGACTTTCGATAGAAACTATCGAAACGGTTGCTAAGGTTTCTCAGGGCCTGTCCCTCCACCTTTCTGGATAAGAATTCAATTTTTTAAAGAACTCATCCGCGGTTTGCGGTTAACAAAAAAGCCCTGCTGGCTACCAGAGGGCTTTTAAATTTCTTTGAAAAATTTGAGGTCCCTCTGCATTATGTGCTACAACAACAAAAACACATTTTGCAGAAGAGTGAAATTATATTTTGGTTCAAATTTTTCATCACCGAATAATACGTTAGAATTGTCTACAGTTGCAAGATTTTTTTCTCACTATTCAAAAAGGCTGCAATCCGAATCTTAAAACGGTTTTTTGTGATGATTTCCAATCGGTTCAGATATTCAACATTTCCACCTGTTTCCTGGTCAATGGATAGATTCTGCGAAAATCAGATACTGGTCGATTTTCGATAGCTGTCTTCAAAAGGTAATGTATCTCCGCTAACAGAGAAATTACATTATTTCAGCAAAACTTACAGAGGGGACTGAATTACATTACGGCAAGCAGAATTCAAATTGTTGATGTTGAAAATGGCGAAGTGTTAAATGACAAAGATTGGATGGATTTTCTAATCTACCAGTTTGATGGTTTAGCAAATCCGATCGATATTACGGAGGGACCGGACGGCCGTTTGTTTATCAACGATTTTTTCCAGGGGCATATCTATTCAATTTCTTATACCGATTCGTAAACAGATCTCTAACGAAATTATAACATTTTTTTCGATCCCATCTGATTTACAGTGATTTTACGTACGTTCTTGTGAAATCCTCAATCTAAATATCGAACAATTTATGACAGCCGTTAACGGAACCATTTCACACAGTGTAAAAGAGTATTATGGTAAAGTGCTGCAAGGTACAAAAGACCTGAAAACCACCGCCTGTTGTACGACGGATTCAGTTCCTTCCCGATACAAAAAAATCTTTGAGTTAATTGAGGATGATATTTTAGACCGGTTTTACGGTTGTGGATCACCAATACCGGATGAATTGGCGGGCAAGACAGTTTTAGATTTGGGATGTGGAAGCGGCCGTGATTCATACCTTGTCTCGAAGCTGGTGGGTGCCGAAGGTCGGGTCATCGGGGTAGATATGACGGATGAACAACTGGATGTGGCAAATCGAAATCTGGATCAACAGATGGAAAATTTTGGATTCAGTGAACCAAATATTGAGTTTAAAAAGGGGTACATAGAAAATCTGAATGAACTTGGTATTGAGGATAATTCCGTAGATGTAGTGATCTCTAACTGTGTGATTAATCTATCTCCTGATAAAAGATCCGTATACAGTGAAATTTTCCGTGTTCTTAAACCGGGCGGCGAGTTGTATTTTTCTGATGTCTTTGCAGATCGGCGGATACCGGAGCACCTCAAAGAAGATCCTGTTCTGTATGGGGAATGTTTATCTGGTGCAATGTACACGGAAGATTTCAGAAGAATGCTTAAAGAGATTGGGTGCCCCGATTATCGAATGCTGACCAGCAGTAGAATTGATATTGAAAATGAAGAGATTGAGCAAAAAGTGGGAATGATTAATTTTTATTCCATTACAATTCGAGCTTTTAAGTTGGATTCATTAGAAGATATATGTGAGGATTACGGACAGGTAGCCACCTATCATGGTACAATTGAGAACCATCCGCACAGTTTTGACCTGGATGATCATCATACGTTTTACACAGGAAAGCCGATGCTTGTTTGTGGAAATACGGCGGCTATGGTAGGAGAGACCCGGTTCAAAGATCACTTTACGGTAACCGGCGACCGGTCGGTACACTATGGTGCGTTCGATTGCGGGGAGACACCGGTTGCATCTGAAACGGGTGATGATACACCGGCTGCTGCTTGCTGTTGATATTTTCGATTGATGAACGTTTAAGGTCAATTCATGAATTGCTCTTGCACCCCATTCTTTGGTACCCCCTGAGTAATGTTACAATCTTTAAAAAAGTATAGTAATTCATGTAGCCACAAAAACACGAAATCACAAAATTATTTGTGCTTTTGTGGCCTCTTTTCAAGTGCTCTATTAGATTTATTTATTGATCCTGGCACTATATGAATTTACTGGTTGCTACACTATCGCGGGTGTGTAATTCGTGCGACGCTGGTCCAGGTTACCTCAAAGAGATCCCTTACGGTGCAAACTTGAATCAGTTAGGGATACCCAAATTGAATGATCTAATACCCCAAGTTCCTCACCCAATTTTCATCTTCTCTCCATTTTTCGCGTACTTTTACGTGGAGATCGAGAAATACTTTTTTGCCAATAAACTCCTGAATAGCTTTTCGAGCCTCGATACCCAGCTTTTTAATAGCTTTGCCGCCTTTCCCAATCAGCATTCCTTTTTGTGATTTTCGATTGACGATGATATTCGCAGAAATTCTGTCAATGTCGATATCTGCATCATATGAGACAATATCCACTGTGCATGAGTATGGAATCTCCTGTTGGAATTGCAGATAGAGTTGTTCGCGAATCAATTCGGAGACAAAAAACCGGACAGGATGTTCACTTAAGTCTTCTTTTGGGTAGAAAGGCGGGCCAGGTTGAAGGTGTGATCGAATATCTTCCAGCAGTTCTGTTATGCCTTCACCGTTCAGTGCAGATACAAAATGTGTGGATGAGATACTCAGTTTATCTTCAATTTCATCGGCTTTCAGTTCGCCGGTTTTATTCTTCACCCGATCCATTTTGTTTACTACCAGGATCGTTGGCTTATTGATCGATTTAAGCAGTTCAATCACTTCATGGGTTGGATATTTGTCAGTGGGGTCAAAAATAAACAGGAGCACATCTGCATCGGCCCGCGCGCGGTTGACGGTATTCATCATTGCCCGCTGCAACTCATATTTTGGAGTAATTACTCCCGGCGTATCCAGGAATATAATTTGAGTATTATCATCCGAATAGATTCCCACCACCTGGTGACGAGTAGTCTGGGCTTTGTGAGTTGTAATGGAGATCTTGCTGCCGAGAATCCGATTCATAAGTGTAGATTTTCCAGCATTCGGTTTCCCGATGATGGCTGCATAACCGGATTTGTGAGGTTGTTCAGTCAAATTTTTTATTTGTTAAAAACTAAGATAGCGCAAGCGTCTCGCTTGTGCTCGAGTTTGATTTAATGAGGGGCACAAGTGAGACACTTGCGCCATTTTTATTTTCTGATTCTTGAGTGAGGATCAGGGGTGTGTTTCGTTGATTCAGGTACTATGCGAAATCCAAGCTTGATAGTCAGGAACCCACCCCGAGTTTGACACGAACGGCTTCGCCATAGTGTCTTCACTCTCCCTTCCCAAGAGGGGAAATCACTTATTCATAATTTTTAAATATTCTTTAACGGTTCGCTCCAGCCCCCAGAAAACTGATTTTGAAATGAGGGCATGCCCAATGGATATATCCTCGAGATGTGAGACATGTTCAATCAAGAGCGGTAAATTCTCGAGGTTTAAACCGTGACCGGCATTTACAGTCATTCCCAAATCGTGAGTTAAATCAGCG from the Balneolaceae bacterium genome contains:
- a CDS encoding alpha/beta fold hydrolase; translation: MAYKTWGSLNKEKNNVILICHALTGHAAADEWFPGIFGKGKVCDPEKNFIICINVPGSPYGSVGPWSVHPKTGDPYRNSFPKITVRDMVRFQQQFLDQLGITGIELVLGGSLGGMQALEFVIMDERIQSAALIAMGKSHSPWAIGISHAQRRVIYADPNWKNGHYNRGEGPKKGLATARMMAMITYRAPSDYDRKFGRKLPGEHLPVPGGVVPGLPGRKTGRQV
- a CDS encoding OsmC family protein — its product is MSTAETVINNVNNDKLKDSLLNLIQGIQENPGQADATFKANSTLENGFLSNIKIRNFEFISDEPAEFGGTNEGPNPVEYVLGAFAACQEIVIKAYATVLDIDIKAVHVEVDGDLDLHGFLNLSEERAGFKSVSYKTTIETNETDTEKLKALEKLSVDRCPVHDIISNPVKIDGQVDFKKF
- a CDS encoding PLP-dependent transferase — encoded protein: MNFWEVFGEDGPFGNIAFAIRARVDGSADVGPAPSPFNSFLLLQGLETSYLRIERHNENALTLAKWLQENENVSWVSYTGLPDHPSHENAKKYLQEGKFGSVFTFGVEGGYDAARSFIEGVELSSHLANVGDAKTLVIHPASTTHQQLSEEEQAASGVKQDLVRVSVGIEHIDDIIGDFEQAFKNV
- a CDS encoding aminotransferase class I/II-fold pyridoxal phosphate-dependent enzyme, encoding MSNNGEEKNYKFETLQLHAGQEPDPTTGSRAVPIYQTTSYEFDDADHAADLFALKEFGNIYTRIMNPTTDVFEQRMAALEGGAAAVATASGQSAQFLAVTNLAQAGDNIVSTQNLYGGTYNQFKVTLPRLGIDVKFSADDSPESFDNLIDDNTKALYVESIGNPRGNVPDFDGISAVAKKHGIALIVDNTFGAAGSIARPIDHGANVVVQSASKWIGGHGTSIGGVIVDAGNFNWGKWQLPTVYGTFSILSRIELLGSFW
- a CDS encoding methyltransferase domain-containing protein, with translation MTAVNGTISHSVKEYYGKVLQGTKDLKTTACCTTDSVPSRYKKIFELIEDDILDRFYGCGSPIPDELAGKTVLDLGCGSGRDSYLVSKLVGAEGRVIGVDMTDEQLDVANRNLDQQMENFGFSEPNIEFKKGYIENLNELGIEDNSVDVVISNCVINLSPDKRSVYSEIFRVLKPGGELYFSDVFADRRIPEHLKEDPVLYGECLSGAMYTEDFRRMLKEIGCPDYRMLTSSRIDIENEEIEQKVGMINFYSITIRAFKLDSLEDICEDYGQVATYHGTIENHPHSFDLDDHHTFYTGKPMLVCGNTAAMVGETRFKDHFTVTGDRSVHYGAFDCGETPVASETGDDTPAAACC
- the era gene encoding GTPase Era, with product MTEQPHKSGYAAIIGKPNAGKSTLMNRILGSKISITTHKAQTTRHQVVGIYSDDNTQIIFLDTPGVITPKYELQRAMMNTVNRARADADVLLFIFDPTDKYPTHEVIELLKSINKPTILVVNKMDRVKNKTGELKADEIEDKLSISSTHFVSALNGEGITELLEDIRSHLQPGPPFYPKEDLSEHPVRFFVSELIREQLYLQFQQEIPYSCTVDIVSYDADIDIDRISANIIVNRKSQKGMLIGKGGKAIKKLGIEARKAIQEFIGKKVFLDLHVKVREKWREDENWVRNLGY